The following are encoded together in the Candidatus Methylomirabilis oxygeniifera genome:
- a CDS encoding conserved hypothetical protein; putative peptidase family M50, putative membrane protein (Evidence 4 : Homologs of previously reported genes of unknown function) has protein sequence MSDLTQFILNLSVRLPAILAALTFHEYAHGWVADKRGDSTARLLGRLTWNPLSHLDPIGTLALIFTPVGWAKPVPVNFNNLRHPRRDMVLVAAAGPGANLILASVCAGLLRQFDGTEGMDESAAWLLSWFTPVYHMLRWSVLINVALAVFNLIPVLPLDGGRVMAGLLPPRQAASYGRLERYGFVILIVLIFSGVVDRLIWPPIALVAGLLLGA, from the coding sequence ATGTCTGATCTGACACAGTTCATTCTGAATTTGAGCGTGAGGCTGCCGGCCATCCTGGCAGCCTTGACGTTTCACGAGTATGCCCACGGGTGGGTGGCCGACAAACGGGGCGATTCGACGGCAAGGTTGTTAGGCCGCCTCACCTGGAACCCCCTCAGCCACCTGGATCCCATCGGGACTCTGGCCCTGATCTTCACGCCGGTGGGTTGGGCCAAGCCGGTTCCGGTAAATTTCAACAACCTCCGACATCCGAGGCGCGATATGGTCTTGGTGGCAGCAGCAGGGCCGGGCGCGAACCTCATACTCGCCTCCGTGTGTGCCGGGTTGCTTCGACAATTCGACGGGACTGAGGGGATGGATGAATCTGCTGCCTGGTTGCTTTCATGGTTTACTCCGGTCTATCACATGTTGCGCTGGAGTGTATTAATCAACGTCGCGCTGGCTGTCTTTAACTTGATTCCGGTGCTGCCGCTTGATGGCGGTCGCGTCATGGCCGGGCTTTTGCCCCCGCGGCAGGCGGCCTCATATGGCAGGCTGGAGCGGTACGGCTTTGTAATTCTCATCGTGCTGATCTTCAGCGGCGTGGTCGATCGATTGATCTGGCCGCCTATTGCGCTTGTCGCCGGGTTGTTGCTCGGCGCGTAG
- the guaB gene encoding Inosine-5'-monophosphate dehydrogenase (IMP dehydrogenase) (IMPDH) (IMPD) (Evidence 2a : Function of homologous gene experimentally demonstrated in an other organism; PubMedId : 11059489; Product type e : enzyme), producing MVDRSIPEGLTFDDVLLIPAKSEVLPRDVDVRTRLTRRLTINIPVVSAAMDTVTEARMAIALAREGGIGMIHRALPPDRQALEVDKVKKSESGMIVDPITISPDQKLSDALELMQHYRISGVPVTQNGKLVGILTNRDIRFETKLDLKIAQVMTKDRLITAPVGTSLEEAKEILHRNRIEKLLVVDDAFNLRGLITIKDIEKTIKYPNACKDELGRLRVGAAVGVSDETPDRVDVLVKAGVDVLVVDTAHGHSSGVVETVAMIKRRHPDTEVIAGNIATAEGAEELIRAGADGLKVGIGPGSICTTRMVAGAGVPQITAIADCAKVADQHGVPIIADGGIKFSGDVTKAIAAGAHVVMLGSLLAGTEESPGETIIFQGRTYKVYRGMGSLGAMQRGGRDRYGQEAETEEYKLVPEGIEGRVPYKGTLAGSMYQLVGGLRSGMGYCGCYTIEELRQKGRFIRITSAGLRESHVHDVIITKEAPNYRLD from the coding sequence ATGGTTGATCGCTCAATTCCGGAAGGACTGACGTTTGACGACGTACTCCTGATCCCCGCTAAATCAGAGGTCCTCCCACGGGATGTCGATGTGCGAACCCGTCTGACCAGACGGCTGACTATCAACATTCCGGTCGTCAGCGCCGCGATGGATACGGTAACCGAGGCCAGGATGGCCATTGCGCTGGCCCGGGAGGGGGGGATCGGTATGATCCATCGGGCACTCCCTCCGGATCGGCAGGCCCTTGAAGTGGACAAGGTCAAGAAGTCCGAGAGCGGAATGATCGTAGACCCGATCACGATCTCACCGGATCAGAAACTATCCGACGCCCTGGAACTGATGCAACACTATCGGATTTCAGGCGTTCCTGTTACGCAGAACGGAAAATTGGTCGGCATTCTGACCAATCGGGATATCCGCTTCGAGACCAAGCTTGACCTGAAGATTGCCCAGGTGATGACCAAAGATCGGCTCATCACGGCGCCGGTCGGTACCAGTCTGGAGGAGGCAAAGGAGATCCTGCACCGGAACCGGATCGAGAAGCTGCTGGTGGTGGATGATGCGTTCAATCTCCGCGGTCTTATTACCATCAAGGATATTGAGAAGACGATCAAGTACCCGAACGCCTGCAAGGATGAGCTCGGGCGATTGCGCGTGGGCGCAGCCGTCGGCGTGAGCGATGAGACGCCGGACCGGGTAGATGTGTTGGTTAAGGCCGGCGTCGATGTCCTGGTGGTAGATACCGCCCACGGCCACAGCAGTGGGGTCGTAGAGACCGTTGCTATGATCAAGCGGCGGCATCCTGACACCGAGGTGATCGCCGGCAACATTGCGACAGCCGAAGGGGCCGAGGAGCTGATCAGGGCGGGGGCCGACGGACTGAAGGTCGGGATCGGCCCTGGATCTATCTGTACAACCCGGATGGTCGCCGGAGCGGGGGTCCCGCAGATTACGGCGATCGCGGACTGCGCGAAAGTCGCCGATCAACATGGCGTTCCGATCATTGCCGACGGCGGCATCAAGTTTTCGGGCGATGTGACCAAGGCGATCGCGGCCGGGGCGCATGTCGTGATGCTTGGGAGTCTGCTGGCTGGGACCGAGGAAAGCCCCGGCGAGACGATCATCTTTCAGGGACGGACCTACAAGGTCTACCGCGGCATGGGTTCGTTGGGTGCCATGCAGCGTGGCGGCAGGGATCGGTACGGCCAGGAGGCGGAAACGGAGGAATACAAGCTTGTTCCCGAGGGGATTGAGGGGCGTGTTCCCTATAAAGGGACACTGGCCGGCAGCATGTATCAACTGGTTGGAGGGCTCCGATCCGGGATGGGCTATTGCGGCTGCTACACCATCGAGGAGCTTCGGCAGAAGGGCCGCTTTATTCGGATCACCTCCGCCGGGCTCCGCGAGAGCCACGTGCATGACGTCATCATCACAAAAGAAGCGCCGAACTACCGGCTGGACTGA
- a CDS encoding protein of unknown function (Evidence 5 : No homology to any previously reported sequences) — MDLAVDTQFTDASGDQLRVLRTEIEDENFIHTLMRWLRTTFLVFLASIAFVVFAGSLTTHSSVRWSSYQKYINASTQ, encoded by the coding sequence ATGGATCTCGCAGTAGACACCCAGTTCACGGACGCGTCGGGCGATCAACTGCGTGTACTGCGAACCGAAATCGAGGATGAGAATTTTATTCATACACTCATGCGTTGGTTACGTACTACGTTTCTTGTATTTCTTGCGTCTATTGCGTTTGTTGTGTTTGCGGGGAGTCTAACGACCCATTCGAGTGTGAGGTGGAGTAGCTACCAGAAGTATATAAACGCGTCAACGCAATGA
- the trpS gene encoding Tryptophanyl-tRNA synthetase (Tryptophan--tRNA ligase) (TrpRS), protein MPKDRVLSGMRPTGRLHLGHLFGALDNWRRLQEAYECFFFVADWHALTTEYADTKSIRDNICEMALDMLAAGIDPSKATLFLQSRLHEHAELYLLLSMITPVPWLERNPTYKEQQQELTTKDLSTHGFLGYPVLMASDILIYKANHVPVGIDQVPHLELAREIARRFNALYGEVLVEPQPLLTEFAKVPGTDGRKMSKSYGNAVFLSDSPEQVAAKIKPMVTDPARVRRRDPGNPDVCPVFDLHKIFTPKAERDTVIDPGCRTAGIGCLDCKGVLLQHMLPALRPIYERRQDLAARPEIVQEVLEDGWARAKKVAGETLSEVRAAMHM, encoded by the coding sequence ATGCCGAAGGATCGGGTTTTGAGCGGGATGAGACCGACGGGTCGGCTCCACCTGGGCCATCTGTTCGGGGCGTTAGACAACTGGCGCCGACTACAGGAAGCGTATGAATGCTTCTTTTTCGTAGCCGACTGGCATGCACTGACGACTGAGTACGCAGACACAAAGAGCATTCGGGACAATATCTGCGAGATGGCCCTGGATATGCTGGCAGCCGGGATCGATCCCTCGAAGGCAACCCTTTTTCTACAATCTCGGCTTCACGAACATGCGGAGCTGTACCTGTTGCTGTCGATGATTACACCGGTCCCCTGGCTGGAGCGAAATCCGACGTACAAGGAGCAACAGCAAGAGCTCACCACGAAAGATCTCAGTACCCATGGGTTTCTGGGGTACCCGGTTCTCATGGCCTCGGACATACTCATTTACAAGGCCAATCATGTGCCGGTCGGGATCGATCAGGTGCCCCATCTGGAGTTGGCCAGAGAGATCGCGCGCCGATTCAATGCGCTGTACGGTGAGGTGCTCGTTGAGCCGCAGCCCCTTCTGACAGAGTTTGCGAAGGTTCCCGGCACCGACGGCCGCAAGATGAGCAAGAGTTACGGGAACGCCGTCTTTCTGTCCGATTCGCCCGAGCAGGTGGCCGCAAAGATCAAGCCGATGGTGACGGACCCGGCTCGGGTGCGCCGGCGTGATCCCGGTAATCCTGATGTCTGCCCGGTCTTCGACCTGCACAAGATCTTCACTCCAAAGGCGGAGCGGGACACCGTCATCGATCCCGGCTGTCGGACGGCAGGGATCGGATGTCTGGACTGCAAGGGCGTCTTGCTCCAGCATATGCTTCCCGCACTACGTCCTATCTACGAGCGGCGTCAGGATCTGGCGGCTCGCCCGGAGATTGTCCAGGAGGTCCTGGAGGACGGGTGGGCCAGGGCCAAGAAGGTGGCAGGAGAGACCTTGTCAGAGGTCAGGGCTGCGATGCATATGTAA